The Vicia villosa cultivar HV-30 ecotype Madison, WI unplaced genomic scaffold, Vvil1.0 ctg.004207F_1_1, whole genome shotgun sequence nucleotide sequence TGATCAATTGAAATGCTGTTGCTCCAACCACGGCCATAATCCAGATTGCTCATCAATGGCGGAAAACATGTTACTCAAACTCTCTTCTTTAACCATGTGATCAATCTTCTGGCACTGGTTCATGTCTTGTCTTGTTGAATTGGTTTGAAAGAGTTGATGAGGAACAAGTGTTGGTCTAGAAGAAGATGGGAAGAGGTTTATGCTTGTTTGTTGTTGAGTGGATAAAGGACTATCAATAGCTCCTTGTGTTGTCCTGGTTGAAATATCCAACTTGATTTCTGAACTGTTTTCACTTCTGTTGCTGCTTGATCCTTCTGTTTCTTTGTTTAGGTTGATTGATTCTGTTGGTTCTCTATTTTTCAGTGCCAATATCTGAAAAAACATTGGAAAATGGTAAAATTAGTAAGTTATAAggttaaaaagtttttttttttttaatgtttggaCTATAAAGTAAAAGATGATGAATCACATGATTTTAGTTTTTTGTGTAAAGTGAGGAAACCATGCAAGAGAAACATGTCATTGATGGACAGTATATCTGTGTAATGATAGAGGAAAAAAAAAGCAGCTTTTGGAAAAagttgttattaattggtgaaatttatgtaaagaaaaataaagttgatctgaaaaattgaaatttcttttatgtcggaaaaagaaaaaataatactaCTCATCAATGTATTAAATAACTATTCAGATCAACGACTCAGGAGTGGAGTATCGATATTGATTACATCGTTGCAGCGTGAATTAACCACAATTTCTTATTCATAATATCCTTTAAACCAATATCAAACTGGATCATGAATTATCTACTGAGATTAAGCTCTTATCGCTTCGATTCGTTAACCAGATATTATATCATCATGAGTAATTAATTAAGAAGAAAATTTACAATACTAACCTCGGTCTGAAGTTTTTGGTTCTGAGCTTGAAGTGCATCATTATCAGCCTTAACAGAATCATATTGTCTTTTAAGAACATCATAGTCTTTCTCCAACTGTTTTGTCTTCCACCTAGCCCTTCTGTTTTGAAACCATATAGCAATTTGTCTTGGTTGAAGTCCAAGAGCCCTTGCCAGCTGCATTTTCCTCTCAGGTTCAAGCTTGTTTCCTAACTCAAAGCTTTTCTCAAGTGTCTTCACTTGTTCCATGTTAAGCCTTCTCTTCTTCTCCCCTAACTGCGATCCGTCGTCCGATAATTCTTCTTCGACATTCGCTTCTTCTCCAAGCTCTATCCCTGAAAATGACATGGATCTCTTTCCTAAAAAGGATACTCCTCCTCCTACAACAAAATTCAAAACATGTTATATATTAACTCAATAGTACTACCATAATTAAGGTCTCCGACCGCGATCTGCTGCGACCGTTATTTAAAACCCTGATTACACTAGGTTCATTTTATGTGAGTGATATAGAGAAAGAGAGTACCATGATAATCTTGAGGTGCACATGAGGTTATAATTGAGTTGAGTGAAGGTGGAGGTTGATGATGGTCATCTTGATGAGAAGTTTGAAGCATGAAATTTGATGGAAAGAAAGCCATATCATTGCAAGCCAAAAATTCTATTAATCTTTCTTCAATAGCTATATGACAAAACAAGATTGCTGCTCATTACTATTGTTTCTCTCTCTAAGTGCATATTTGGAAGAGAAAAAACTATGACATAGATTGAAGTTTGATGCAAAACATGTTGTTCAAAATTGAAGATGATGCAAAAATTATTCTTGAAAATATTGTTGTATTAAAAAGTGAATATTATTTGAGAGGAGAGGGTAGAGTGAGGGAAAGGAGAAGAGATGTTTGAATCTATATGTTTCTATACTTCAACTTCAATATATATcactatatatttttttctaataaaGTTGTTAATGTTAAAttaaagagagatagagagagaaagaaaagaaactctAGTTTGTTTTATCTTCTATATacatgaaaaagaaaaacagcTAGGTTAGCTTTATTTTTAGAATGAATATACATGTTGGTTATTAGATGTCAAAATGGCATTTAGCAAttggaaaaaagaaataaagaaaaaaataatatttaaattattaaaaatattaataaaaaaattatagctTCTCTGTATCAATCTGTCTAATATTCCATTGAAGTGAGTGCATGTGTAAGTTGCAATTATTTTCCTAATGATAAATAAGTTTCTCACTTAGGAGACAAAGATGTGGGGTTTTACTTTACTAATAAAGTTGTCTTTAATTATAGTTATAGAAACTAAATTGCATGTCCTTGATTCCATTATTAATGGCCAGGAAATAGAGATTCATATAATAATATGGTTATTTAATTTAATCTATAGTGAGTGTATTttggaattttaaaaaatagtactaatatttttttatttataaaagtaaatattataaataaatggcAGTAGATGGGGCAGGTGTTTTTACTGttggaaaaaaaaaaagttattacaTGGTTTGGTGACAAAATCCTTTCTGATGTCTCTTagaaatatatatagtttaaaggataaaaatatatttgatacaTCAATGAAGGAGCACCCACTTGAgattttcttatgtttttttagaaaaagaataaaagtcaTGTGCCACAAGAATAGTTTAACGAATTTATGATTAAAAATTTttccttaaaaataaaaattcaatattcTTCTAAATAGTTATAtcatatttagaaaaaaaatataaagattaTCTTTTTTAATTCTTTGAAAAACAtcctaaaaataatttttgacattttttataaaataaaaagaaagcatAGTTTGATTATGTGGTTAATTATAGTTTTAGCTGAAGACTAGTAATTACGAAAAACCTAATTAAGTTTGAATAAtgaatgttatttatttatttattaagtgattatttaaatgaaaaatgtCTTAGTTTATATCATTAATAAGAAGCAGTTGAATAaatgttggaatattgataaaattttgaaaatcaacAAAAGATGAAGCCATATGTTTTAAAGAATTAGCAACTTCATTAATTTGTATTCCAACAAAGTgttcataaaataaaaagttagtaAGCATTTACATTCCTTAACAATCTCATCAAACTCGGATAAATTCAGAGGTTAGCTATTCACGTTATCCGCTACACTTTTAGAATCTATCTCAAAGTCTGCTTCTGCTATGTTACGCTCATGTACCCATTTGATAACAGCTAAAAAACCTAAACTCTCCCTTATATCGACCTCGAAAATAGTTGAAACTCACTCCATCGGAGCTACAACAAATAGTCTTTCATCTTATACATTACCACTTATCCATACCTTATTATAAGTAGTTGAGAAAGACAAGTCTATATTGCATTTGAGATGACTTACTAAAGATTTTCTCCAGTATTATGCATAGGGGTTTGATATTGATTGCTACATCTCGATTGTAGTCGCTGTGCATTTCTCCATCTTGAAAGCCAGTAAGAGGCACGATCGAAAATTATTTCCATCGTGTCTTCAAATTATGATTGTTTCTACCCTTCCAAATACTCTTTAAAATGGCTAAGACCAGTGCTTGTTGGTCTTGACTTATTTCCTAAAAAAAGAGAAAACTACTAATGTTAGTGAGATCTTATCACTCGACATCTCTTGTATAATAAACCATAATCTCATATGCTCAGACCACTTAATACTTTTGGGAAAATATAAAAAACTGGTGTTTATCACCTTCCATTCCTCCTCACAAACACCACGATAATTTGAGCATTGTACTTCTTTATCTAtcaaatgttttttttgtttacaaGCAATTCCTACACAACTAAAAAACGATTTTTTTATCCTTATaggagtttatattttataaaggaGTTGTCAATTCTCACAAACCCTTAGGCAGGTTGTATCGATAGCCTCTTATATTTAATATCGATAGGCACTACGAATTGAAAACatcattcttttcaaacttcCATACTATAGTTTCAACCTGATCATCACTTCAAACATGGGAGTTTTAagatcttttattgctttttcttcTCCAACAAGAGTATGAGTCAAGTTAGTATTCCACTATTTTCCATCAGTAATCATAAAATCAAAGAGCTACTGATTTTCTATAGTCAAATTGTTTGGCCACGAGTTTACCAATGATGTACTACCGTACAACCAATTTTTACCCCAAACCAGAATTGTTTCTCCCAATCTAATGATCCACTCGATCATACTCTTATTGAACAACAACCTTTAAAATCCAAATGCTTCAGCACACATAACTAAGTGATTAGAGAAAATGACACTTAGGAAAATATTTAGTTTTGAAtaaacctgtattcagattaccTGGACTTATCATGAACTTCCAAGTTTGTCTACCAATCATTTGAAAACACTATACTTTTGAACCACATGCCTTCATCATTTTAGACAAATGGTACCAAGACAACAAAAGAATACCCTTAGACAGATCTCAGTTATACCCCCACCAAAAAAAGTTCATCATTTTCTCAATCTTACCACCTAATGAAGTTGGTAGCATAAAATGCCCATGACACAAGACTGGATAAATTAAAGAACATACTTAATAATTGTCTCCTTAGCAAACAAAAGACGAGAGATATGATTGGAGCATTCTAAAATTTTTTAA carries:
- the LOC131641880 gene encoding homeobox-leucine zipper protein ATHB-13-like yields the protein MAFFPSNFMLQTSHQDDHHQPPPSLNSIITSCAPQDYHGGGVSFLGKRSMSFSGIELGEEANVEEELSDDGSQLGEKKRRLNMEQVKTLEKSFELGNKLEPERKMQLARALGLQPRQIAIWFQNRRARWKTKQLEKDYDVLKRQYDSVKADNDALQAQNQKLQTEILALKNREPTESINLNKETEGSSSNRSENSSEIKLDISTRTTQGAIDSPLSTQQQTSINLFPSSSRPTLVPHQLFQTNSTRQDMNQCQKIDHMVKEESLSNMFSAIDEQSGLWPWLEQQHFN